From the genome of Ailuropoda melanoleuca isolate Jingjing unplaced genomic scaffold, ASM200744v2 unplaced-scaffold4922, whole genome shotgun sequence, one region includes:
- the LOC100470398 gene encoding olfactory receptor 4C11: MEWNSSVNEFILFGLTQNVLKEKVVFVVFLFLYLATLMANLLIVMTIRYSRTLGSPMYFFLFYLSFSDACFSTTTAPRLIVDSVSEMKVISYNECMIQIFAFHFFGCLEVLVLVLMSFDRYVAICKPLRYTTIMSQYVCGTMVNVAWVVSCIHSSSQIFLALKLPFCGPNVIDHYFCDMAPLLKLACMDTHVINLLVVFSSGAICMVSFIALLTSYIFILRSLNNQSAEGRKKALSTCTSHIIVVILFFVPCIFTYTRPVTTFPVDKMVAVFYTIGTPLLNPLIYTLRNAEVKNTMWNLWCKRL; encoded by the coding sequence ATGGAGTGGAATAGCAGTGTGAATGAGTTCATTCTGTTTGGCTTAACACAGAATGTGCTAAAGGAGAAAGTCGTGTTTGTGGTCTTCTTGTTCCTCTACCTTGCAACTCTGATGGCAAATTTACTGATTGTGATGACCATAAGATACAGCCGGACACTTGGGagccccatgtacttcttccttttctacttgTCCTTTTCTGATGCCTGTTTCTCAACAACCACTGCTCCTAGGTTGATAGTAGATTCTGTATCTGAGATGAAAGTCATCTCCTACAATGAGTGCATGATCCAGATTTTTGCATTTCACTTCTTTGGGTGTTTGGAGGTCTTAGTGCTTGTCCTCATGTCCTTTGATCGCTATGTGGCCATTTGTAAGCCCCTGCGGTACACAACCATCATGAGCCAGTATGTATGTGGTACAATGGTGAATGTGGCCTGGGTGGTATCTTGTATCCATTCTTCTTCACAGATTTTCTTGGCTTTGAAACTACCATTCTGTGGACCCAATGTTATAGATCATTATTTCTGTGATATGGCACCTTTGCTGAAACTTGCATGCATGGACACTCATGTAATCAATTTACTTGTAGTTTTTAGTAGTGGGGCTATCTGCATGGTAAGTTTCATAGCCCTGCTTACCTCTTATATTTTCATCTTACGTTCTCTGAATAACCAGAgtgcagaaggaagaaagaaagccctCTCTACCTGCACATCCCACATTATCGTTGTCATCTTATTCTTTGTCCCATGTATATTCACATATACTCGCCCTGTAACTACATTTCCAGTGGACAAGATGGTGGCTGTGTTTTACACTATAGGGACACCCTTGCTCAACCCTCTGATTTACACTCTGAGAAATGCAGAAGTGAAAAATACCATGTGGAATTTATGGTGCAAAAGACTCTGa